The Candidatus Nanopelagicus abundans genome includes a region encoding these proteins:
- the trxB gene encoding thioredoxin-disulfide reductase, producing the protein MSEINDLVIVGSGPAGYTAAIYAARAQLKPIIYEGSVTAGGALMNTTEVENFPGFADGVMGPELMESMRKQVERFDAKIITDDIVEMKLTGDVKELTDGSGNTVKAKAVILAMGSAYKEIGLKNEKRLSGRGVSWCATCDGFFFRDQVIAVVGGGDSAMEEANFLTKFASKVVLVHRRDSFRASKIMIERASKNPKIEFLFNHEVVDVLGEDKVTGLKLKNTVTGEESSKDFTGLFVAIGHLPRSELVAKQVELNSEGYVRVEGRSTKTKIPGVFACGDLVDFTYRQAITAAGSGCEAALDAERFLSGH; encoded by the coding sequence GTGAGTGAGATAAATGATCTAGTAATTGTTGGCTCTGGCCCTGCTGGCTATACCGCAGCAATTTATGCTGCCCGTGCGCAATTAAAGCCAATTATTTATGAAGGTTCCGTTACCGCAGGTGGTGCGTTAATGAATACAACTGAGGTAGAAAATTTTCCAGGTTTTGCAGATGGTGTGATGGGTCCTGAGTTAATGGAATCTATGCGCAAGCAAGTAGAAAGATTTGATGCAAAAATTATTACCGATGATATTGTGGAAATGAAATTAACTGGTGATGTAAAAGAATTAACTGATGGCTCAGGTAATACTGTTAAAGCTAAGGCAGTTATTTTGGCGATGGGTTCGGCGTATAAAGAAATTGGATTAAAAAATGAGAAACGTTTATCCGGTAGAGGTGTTTCTTGGTGTGCCACTTGTGATGGTTTTTTCTTCCGCGATCAGGTGATTGCAGTAGTTGGTGGTGGTGATTCAGCAATGGAGGAGGCAAACTTTTTAACTAAGTTTGCTAGCAAGGTAGTTTTAGTTCACCGCCGTGATTCATTTAGAGCATCAAAAATTATGATCGAACGAGCTAGTAAAAATCCAAAAATTGAATTTTTATTTAATCATGAGGTAGTTGATGTGTTAGGTGAAGATAAGGTAACTGGGTTAAAACTTAAGAACACTGTAACTGGTGAGGAAAGTAGTAAAGATTTCACTGGTTTATTTGTTGCAATCGGCCACCTGCCAAGAAGTGAATTAGTGGCCAAACAAGTTGAATTAAATTCTGAAGGCTATGTTCGAGTTGAGGGAAGAAGTACTAAAACTAAAATACCTGGCGTATTTGCATGCGGTGATCTAGTTGACTTCACCTACCGCCAGGCTATTACTGCAGCAGGCTCAGGTTGTGAGGCGGCCTTGGACGCAGAGCGATTTCTATCTGGTCATTAA
- the trxA gene encoding thioredoxin: MATTKVTTADFESVVLKSSTPVLVDFWAEWCGPCRAVGPILEEISNEYGAKLKIVKLNTDEEASIAMKYGISSIPTMNVFVNGEVVKTIVGAKPKPALLKDLESYIK, encoded by the coding sequence ATGGCAACAACAAAGGTAACAACCGCTGATTTTGAATCAGTAGTTTTAAAAAGCTCGACACCGGTATTGGTAGATTTTTGGGCAGAGTGGTGTGGCCCATGTCGAGCAGTTGGCCCAATCTTGGAAGAAATTTCAAATGAGTATGGCGCCAAACTTAAAATTGTTAAGTTAAATACTGATGAAGAGGCAAGTATTGCTATGAAATATGGCATTTCCTCTATCCCAACTATGAATGTTTTTGTTAATGGTGAGGTAGTTAAAACCATTGTTGGAGCTAAACCAAAGCCAGCTTTGCTTAAAGATCTTGAAAGTTATATTAAGTAA
- the murJ gene encoding murein biosynthesis integral membrane protein MurJ yields MSDHQLLRASTVMAVGTIASRITGLIRNLLLVALLGTAILGDTYNVANTMPNILYNLLIGGALTAVFVPQIVRSLRDSDQGAAFISRLFTVTVTFLLLLTALGIALAPMIVNLYAPEFSNRPEFDITVSFMRYCLPQIFFLGLFALLGQIANAKGKFGPMMWAPVINNLIAIILFSWFLVNKDDLTLGDISQSDITWLGLGTTAGYLAQAVILIPVVLKSGVRLTLRFDWYNSQIIKSFRLASWSFLYAMISQVSYLVTVSIATTAAVKSEVLGDSTGVGFTPYANAYLILILPHSIITVSVVTALLPRLSNYVLDKKHEELTNSLTRAIKLIGIFTVPAALLFLAFGQLVANTLYFGISDNDANYLGLTLSAFALGLIPVSINLVLLRGLNAFENLKSQVIGNLIMNLVSVVLSYLVAVWLEPKWVTVGLAVIFTLHYFIGVGISFYLIKRHQVKLPLLSIMLYYLRLIAVFALVITPIWLLRGAIPGGNLISLLLVTSLSGVFYLLIAKLLKISEVSDLLKVIRSRKV; encoded by the coding sequence ATGTCTGATCATCAATTACTACGCGCTAGCACTGTTATGGCTGTTGGAACTATTGCATCTCGAATTACTGGATTAATTAGAAATCTTTTACTAGTCGCACTTCTTGGAACTGCAATATTAGGTGACACATATAACGTGGCAAATACCATGCCAAATATTTTGTATAACTTGTTAATTGGTGGAGCACTTACTGCAGTGTTTGTGCCTCAAATAGTTAGATCACTACGTGATTCAGATCAGGGCGCAGCATTTATATCTCGCTTATTTACTGTAACTGTTACTTTTCTTTTACTACTTACCGCACTGGGTATCGCACTTGCGCCAATGATTGTGAATCTTTATGCCCCAGAGTTTTCTAATCGCCCTGAGTTTGATATCACTGTATCGTTTATGCGTTACTGCCTGCCGCAGATCTTTTTCTTAGGTTTATTTGCCCTACTTGGTCAGATTGCAAATGCAAAGGGAAAGTTTGGGCCAATGATGTGGGCACCAGTTATTAATAATTTAATTGCGATCATTTTATTCTCTTGGTTTTTAGTAAATAAAGATGATTTAACGCTTGGCGATATCTCGCAATCTGATATCACTTGGCTTGGTCTTGGCACTACCGCTGGTTACCTAGCGCAAGCGGTAATACTTATACCGGTTGTGTTAAAAAGTGGAGTTAGATTAACTCTTAGATTTGATTGGTATAACAGTCAAATTATTAAATCTTTTCGCCTGGCTAGCTGGAGTTTTTTATATGCAATGATCTCTCAGGTTTCTTATTTAGTTACAGTAAGTATTGCAACTACTGCGGCAGTTAAATCTGAAGTGCTAGGTGATAGTACTGGTGTTGGGTTTACACCCTACGCAAACGCATACCTTATTTTAATTCTGCCTCATTCAATAATTACTGTCTCTGTTGTTACCGCACTTTTACCTAGACTTTCAAATTATGTTCTTGATAAAAAACATGAAGAGTTAACTAATTCATTAACTAGAGCAATTAAATTAATTGGAATTTTTACTGTTCCAGCGGCTCTTTTGTTTTTAGCTTTTGGTCAATTAGTTGCAAATACACTTTACTTTGGTATCTCAGATAATGATGCAAATTATCTTGGTTTGACCTTATCTGCCTTCGCACTTGGCTTAATTCCGGTTAGCATAAATCTAGTTTTACTTCGTGGCTTAAACGCTTTTGAAAATCTCAAATCTCAAGTTATTGGTAATTTAATAATGAATCTAGTCTCTGTTGTTCTTTCCTATTTGGTTGCCGTATGGCTCGAGCCTAAATGGGTAACAGTTGGCTTAGCAGTGATATTCACTCTCCACTATTTTATTGGAGTAGGGATTTCTTTCTATTTAATAAAGCGGCACCAGGTTAAGTTGCCGCTACTTTCAATTATGTTGTATTACTTAAGATTAATAGCAGTTTTCGCCTTGGTAATAACACCTATTTGGCTACTTAGAGGCGCTATACCGGGCGGGAATTTAATATCACTATTATTGGTTACATCACTATCGGGTGTTTTTTATCTACTTATTGCAAAGCTGCTGAAAATATCTGAAGTATCAGATTTGCTCAAAGTAATTCGGAGTAGAAAGGTTTAG
- a CDS encoding N-acetylmuramoyl-L-alanine amidase — translation MSDQLKIGDRSDAVAVIANTLTRLGIHSKPTDLFDEGLAQAIKAFQQERGLTATGLINEITQRCLDEARWKLGDRILALQSDSLMRGDDVSNLQDRLIQMGFNCGKVDGIYGSRTEASVKEFQKSVGVVVDGKCGPVTLISLMRLVKTVSGGAPTALRESVRHAVASPALASKVIVIDPSWGGDFTGENQNGVIESEVVFDLAQRLEGRLIALGVNVVLTRSAKNSPLEKDRIATANSVNADLVIALKVDSYKNEKANGVATYYYGRDGAGVHSVVGERFANLIQREICARTDLLNCRTHGKSWDLLKLTTAPTVRLDLGYLSNPQDAKRLGSPAFRDQLAEAMIVAIQRLYLSSDDDAKTGTLRISDLRRAGLRN, via the coding sequence ATGAGTGATCAATTAAAAATCGGTGATCGCTCAGATGCGGTTGCAGTAATTGCTAACACGCTAACTCGGCTAGGAATTCATAGTAAGCCAACTGACTTATTTGATGAGGGATTAGCTCAAGCGATAAAAGCTTTTCAGCAAGAGCGTGGCTTAACTGCAACTGGCTTAATAAATGAAATCACCCAACGTTGTTTAGATGAGGCCAGGTGGAAACTTGGTGATCGAATATTAGCTCTGCAATCTGATTCATTAATGCGTGGTGATGATGTTAGTAATCTGCAAGATCGATTAATTCAAATGGGTTTTAATTGTGGCAAAGTTGACGGCATTTATGGCAGTAGAACTGAGGCTTCGGTAAAAGAGTTTCAAAAATCAGTTGGGGTAGTAGTAGATGGTAAGTGTGGTCCGGTCACATTAATTTCATTAATGAGATTAGTAAAAACAGTTTCAGGTGGTGCACCCACCGCGCTGCGAGAGAGTGTGCGTCACGCAGTTGCTTCACCCGCACTTGCAAGTAAGGTAATTGTGATTGACCCAAGTTGGGGTGGTGATTTCACTGGGGAAAATCAAAATGGCGTAATTGAGTCTGAAGTAGTTTTTGATTTAGCTCAACGTTTAGAGGGAAGATTAATAGCACTGGGTGTGAATGTAGTTTTAACAAGGAGCGCTAAAAATTCACCACTTGAGAAGGATCGAATCGCAACTGCTAACTCGGTAAATGCTGATCTAGTTATCGCGCTTAAAGTTGATAGTTATAAAAATGAAAAAGCAAATGGTGTTGCTACCTACTACTACGGCAGAGATGGTGCTGGTGTGCACTCAGTAGTTGGTGAGAGATTTGCTAATTTAATCCAGCGAGAAATTTGCGCTAGAACTGATCTATTAAATTGTAGAACCCATGGGAAAAGTTGGGACTTACTTAAATTAACTACTGCTCCAACCGTTCGTCTTGATCTTGGATATCTGTCTAACCCACAAGATGCCAAACGCCTTGGCTCCCCTGCCTTTCGTGATCAATTAGCTGAGGCAATGATTGTGGCAATTCAGCGGCTTTATTTATCATCCGATGATGATGCTAAAACTGGAACTCTGCGCATATCTGACCTTAGGCGTGCTGGCCTTCGTAATTAG
- a CDS encoding DUF6049 family protein — MRKFLTLSLLIFTSCFFVIPNSNATQTVKISEPTHRLFDGVFFNDELAQKLTPTGSLGQVVYLNTFGVNNWLVDPATIDEIIAMSNGYGIADGSAPSGQELAKSWLTQFVKVTKNKKVTPITYGNPSSFWANEIMPDQIEYLNGRSKIRLETLLNRSVQEVGSNEAVKQKFNKVSLSVLKYGQRQIDLLSTVLEKTQLEENQLRLSQLLNPNLEEQLFLDLLKDYDKSISVMRNKLNIKNTKFTVTSSKEELPITVGNDFDQVVKLKLSSRAMNGKVSVAQIKDIELAAKSKNQVLLPIEVFAAGDSRLLVQLTNLENKPVGYPVYINLKLSVISPVTTWITTAAAVLLIIAALVQSVRRVRRRS; from the coding sequence GTGAGAAAATTTTTAACCTTATCTTTATTAATTTTTACTTCTTGTTTTTTTGTTATACCTAATTCAAATGCTACCCAGACAGTTAAAATATCTGAACCAACACATAGATTATTTGATGGTGTTTTCTTTAATGATGAACTAGCACAAAAACTTACCCCCACAGGCAGCCTTGGCCAAGTGGTTTATTTAAATACGTTTGGCGTTAATAACTGGCTAGTTGATCCAGCAACTATTGATGAAATTATCGCTATGAGTAATGGTTACGGGATAGCAGATGGCAGCGCTCCAAGTGGGCAAGAGTTAGCAAAAAGCTGGCTTACTCAATTCGTAAAGGTAACTAAAAATAAAAAAGTAACACCGATTACCTATGGGAATCCCTCAAGTTTTTGGGCAAATGAGATTATGCCTGATCAGATTGAGTATTTAAACGGGAGAAGCAAAATTAGACTAGAAACTCTTTTAAACCGTTCAGTTCAAGAAGTTGGATCAAATGAGGCGGTCAAGCAGAAGTTTAATAAAGTTTCATTAAGTGTTTTAAAATATGGCCAGCGCCAAATAGATTTGTTATCTACGGTGCTAGAGAAAACGCAGCTAGAAGAGAATCAATTGCGGCTTTCACAGTTATTAAATCCTAATTTAGAAGAGCAGCTCTTTTTAGATTTACTTAAAGATTATGATAAATCAATCTCAGTTATGCGCAATAAATTAAATATTAAAAACACTAAATTTACAGTTACTAGCTCAAAAGAGGAGCTACCAATTACGGTAGGCAATGATTTTGATCAAGTTGTTAAATTAAAACTAAGTAGTAGAGCAATGAACGGCAAGGTATCTGTCGCGCAAATTAAAGATATTGAGTTAGCTGCAAAATCAAAAAATCAGGTGCTACTTCCTATTGAGGTCTTTGCTGCTGGTGATTCAAGGTTGTTGGTACAACTTACAAATCTTGAGAATAAGCCGGTGGGTTACCCAGTTTATATAAACCTAAAACTTTCAGTAATTAGCCCAGTCACCACCTGGATTACTACCGCTGCTGCGGTACTTTTAATTATTGCAGCCTTGGTGCAAAGTGTGAGAAGAGTTAGGAGGCGCAGTTAA